CTCGAACGCCTTATTGGAGTGATGACCACCTCCTCATCTCCGTTTCGCTTCAATCAAAGACAAGCACCAACAATGTGAGATCAACTCTTTCGTGTTTACATATAGACATCACTCTGGGAAAGGTCGGTTAGATACTTACGTGTTTGCATGCGATCTTCTCGTATGTGGTGAAGCTTCCGTAAGAGTGGGAACCCATGGAGAgttctgaagaagaagaagccagtGATTCCCTCCTGCAATTCTTCTTAAGTCTCCTCTCCTGGCTTTGTGCCTCATCATTGGCGCCCCTTAAACCCGTGCTGAGAGATGACTTCTTCTGGAAGCTGCTCATTTCTGAAGGGCATGGTTCTCCGGCTATGTCAACCTCGGTGGGACAATTGGGAGAAGACCACCTCTGCCACATCGTATGCTCCACACTTACTGACACAGGACTGATGTTAAATTTCTTGGTCGCCCATGGCTGCTCCACTGGAGTTGGAACACTCATGGAACTGCTTCCTTTTTTCACGTAAAAGAAAGCTGCAGCTGCTGATAGACTAAGACCTACCAAAGCGAGTCCCACCATAACAAAGACAGAAACATTGCTTTCAGATTCTACAATGGTAGAATTCTCTGCATCTGCCACATCGACTGCTTCGATGTTTTCTGAGCCAATGACTGTTTTTTGGTTGGACTCACTTTCATCACAATTAGAAACATATTTCTCTCCTTGGAACTCTGCTGGTTCTAATGCTACAACTTGAACGGAGTCAGGCTTCTGTTGCTCCTCTTTGCCAGTCACAGATGTAGTCACAACCGCAATCTCCTGGAATTGCTCTTCCTCTGGAAATTCCGGTTCACTTACTTCAGACGACAAATTGAAATCTTCAAGTTCAAGGTTGTGTGTTTCTTCCCCATCTCCAGCTACTTCTTGTTGCCCTGCAACAACAACTTCAGCATCACGCTGCTTGACAACTAGGGCCCCTTCAATCATCGTTAAACCATCATCAATCTGAAAACCATCCCCCTCTTCAAGTTCCATAATACTTGTTTCGTCCACCTCTTCAGACACCATTTTGCATGCTGCAGCAACTTCACCATCATGCTGCTCGACAAATGGTGTTGCTTCAATCATCGAACCATCACAAATGTTCTTTTCAATCCACAGATCCTCTTGCAAGTCAGTCAAGTTATAATACCTGAAGCCACCGACTTGCTTGTCACCCTTCAAGTGGTCTATCAGCTCGGAAATGTAAGACACCGAATCACCATACAAATACCAGAAATTCTGAGCAAGCTCGTCGAAATCAACTCTGACGCTTTCAGCTAATTTAGAAGTCTCAAGGAGCTCGCTGAACCTCGAACCTTTGATGTAAGAACAATTTCTCAGTGGAGAATTAGCTCCTGCCATTGCCATGCACGCAACAACTAAAAGGACAAAAACCAGAGAAACGCACTTCGTTTTCGTGAAAAATCGATGCTTGGACACTTTCTTCAC
The genomic region above belongs to Rhodamnia argentea isolate NSW1041297 chromosome 6, ASM2092103v1, whole genome shotgun sequence and contains:
- the LOC115748411 gene encoding uncharacterized protein LOC115748411 isoform X3 — protein: MAMPSSKSCQNPNPTRHSPGSRSSEVGNPMRRSFSGNPFSKPAIVPNSRGFNPVTPANSPSDYPRSLSVGRESLTSFRDHEDKENGKDQSTKQARVKSVAPFKSPKNFMSPTISAASKFNASPKKRILTDRNEPVRTSVTLSDLRSSCSSVSLSEQLEESNSKREMEMEKAVVADSRHSTVADLDHADANCEVSSKGSRKKVAFDSNVQTILLDDSETSDCVDVNEDLKTSPAPRSPCHLLAPLDADPLMPPYDPKFNYLSPRPQFLHYKPSPRRMHYLSDEKDGNPLDDTFCIGGFSDTDLTEETQSDDSLKEPDAVSSCEMEKAADSDETEDVSTSEMAKEADGDGEVLVDEEFETIANAASLEMAKEAAEVKKVSKHRFFTKTKCVSLVFVLLVVACMAMAGANSPLRNCSYIKGSRFSELLETSKLAESVRVDFDELAQNFWYLYGDSVSYISELIDHLKGDKQVGGFRYYNLTDLQEDLWIEKNICDGSMIEATPFVEQHDGEVAAACKMVSEEVDETSIMELEEGDGFQIDDGLTMIEGALVAGQQEVAGDGEETHNLELEDFNLSSEVSEPEFPEEEQFQEIAVVTTSVTGKEEQQKPDSVQVVALEPAEFQGEKYVSNCDESESNQKTVIGSENIEAVDVADAENSTIVESESNVSVFVMVGLALVGLSLSAAAAFFYVKKGSSSMSVPTPVEQPWATKKFNISPVSVSVEHTMWQRWSSPNCPTEVDIAGEPCPSEMSSFQKKSSLSTGLRGANDEAQSQERRLKKNCRRESLASSSSELSMGSHSYGSFTTYEKIACKHRNGDEEVVITPIRRSSRLLKQVTSP
- the LOC115748411 gene encoding uncharacterized protein LOC115748411 isoform X1; the encoded protein is MAMPSSKSCQNPNPTRHSPGSRSSEVGNPMRRSFSGNPFSKPAIVPNSRGFNPVTPANSPSDYPRSLSVGRESLTSFRDHEDKENGKDQSTKQARVKSVAPFKSPKNFMSPTISAASKFNASPKKRILTDRNEPVRTSVTLSDLRSSCSSVSLSEQLEESNSKREMEMEKAVVADSRHSTVADLDHADANCEVSSKGSRKKVAFDSNVQTILLDDSETSDCVDVNEDLKTSPAPRSPCHLLAPLDADPLMPPYDPKFNYLSPRPQFLHYKPSPRRMHYLSDEKDGNPLDDTFCIGGFSDTDLTEETQSDDSLKEPDAVSSCEMEKAADSDETEDVSTSEMAKEADGDGEVLVDEEFETIANAASLEMAKEAAEVKKVSKHRFFTKTKCVSLVFVLLVVACMAMAGANSPLRNCSYIKGSRFSELLETSKLAESVRVDFDELAQNFWYLYGDSVSYISELIDHLKGDKQVGGFRYYNLTDLQEDLWIEKNICDGSMIEATPFVEQHDGEVAAACKMVSEEVDETSIMELEEGDGFQIDDGLTMIEGALVVKQRDAEVVVAGQQEVAGDGEETHNLELEDFNLSSEVSEPEFPEEEQFQEIAVVTTSVTGKEEQQKPDSVQVVALEPAEFQGEKYVSNCDESESNQKTVIGSENIEAVDVADAENSTIVESESNVSVFVMVGLALVGLSLSAAAAFFYVKKGSSSMSVPTPVEQPWATKKFNISPVSVSVEHTMWQRWSSPNCPTEVDIAGEPCPSEMSSFQKKSSLSTGLRGANDEAQSQERRLKKNCRRESLASSSSELSMGSHSYGSFTTYEKIACKHRNGDEEVVITPIRRSSRLLKQVTSP
- the LOC115748411 gene encoding uncharacterized protein LOC115748411 isoform X2, with protein sequence MAMPSSKSCQNPNPTRHSPGSRSSEVGNPMRRSFSGNPFSKPAIVPNSRGFNPVTPANSPSDYPRSLSVGRESLTSFRDHEDKENGKDQSTKQARVKSVAPFKSPKNFMSPTISAASKFNASPKKRILTDRNEPVRTSVTLSDLRSSCSSVSLSEQLEESNSKREMEMEKAVVADSRHSTVADLDHADANCEVSSKGSRKKVAFDSNVQTILLDDSETSDCVDVNEDLKTSPAPRSPCHLLAPLDADPLMPPYDPKFNYLSPRPQFLHYKPSPRRMHYLSDEKDGNPLDDTFCIGGFSDTDLTEETQSDDSLKEPDAVSSCEMEKAADSDETEDVSTSEMAKEADGDGEVLVDEEFETIANAASLEMAKEAAEVKKVSKHRFFTKTKCVSLVFVLLVVACMAMAGANSPLRNCSYIKGSRFSELLETSKLAESVRVDFDELAQNFWYLYGDSVSYISELIDHLKGDKQVGGFRYYNLTDLQEDLWIEKNICDGSMIEATPFVEQHDGEVAAACKMVSEEVDETSIMELEEGDGFQIDDGLTMIEGALVVKQRDAEVVVAGQQEVAGDGEETHNLELEDFNLSSEVSEPEFPEEEQFQEIAVVTTSVTGKEEQQKPDSVQVVALEPAEFQGEKYVSNCDESESNQKTVIGSENIEAVDVADAENSTIVESESNVSVFVMVGLALVGLSLSAAAAFFYVKKGSSSMSVPTPVEQPWATKKFNISPVSVSVEHTMWQRWSSPNCPTEVDIAGEPCPSEMSSFQKKSSLSTGLRGANDEAQSQERRLKKNCRRESLASSSSELSMGSHSYGSFTTYEKIACKHRNGDEEVVITPIRRSSRLLKQVT